One stretch of Amycolatopsis sp. NBC_00345 DNA includes these proteins:
- a CDS encoding aldo/keto reductase, with amino-acid sequence MITRTTLGSPGLTVSAMGLGCMGMSESYGAADWDGGLATIDRALELGVTFLDTADAYGTGHNEVLVGRAIHGRRDQVQLATKFGIDRSAGDRARRIRGARDYVLRSCDASLLRLGVEVIDLYYAHRPPQDVEIEETVGAMAELVEAGKVRHLGLSEVDGELLRRAHAVHPITAVQSEYSLWTRDVEAVTPVMAELGVGLVPYSPLGRGFLTGALDRSTLGEKDFRRTNPRFAGEAGEANDKIAQTVREVADRLGATPAQVALAWVYAQAERLGVAVATIPGTRSPARLEQNAAALELTLDAEALAALDPLSDQVMGERYTPAHTAEVARA; translated from the coding sequence ATGATCACCCGAACCACGCTCGGCTCACCCGGTCTCACCGTCAGCGCGATGGGCCTGGGGTGCATGGGGATGAGCGAGAGCTACGGCGCCGCCGACTGGGACGGCGGCCTGGCCACCATCGACCGGGCCCTGGAGCTGGGCGTCACGTTCCTGGACACCGCCGACGCCTACGGCACCGGGCACAACGAGGTGCTGGTGGGCCGGGCCATCCACGGCCGCCGGGACCAGGTGCAGCTGGCCACCAAGTTCGGCATCGACCGCAGCGCCGGCGACCGGGCACGCCGCATCCGCGGTGCCCGGGACTACGTGCTGCGCTCCTGCGACGCCTCGCTGCTGCGGCTGGGCGTCGAGGTGATCGACCTGTACTACGCCCACCGCCCGCCCCAGGACGTGGAGATCGAGGAGACCGTCGGGGCGATGGCCGAGCTGGTCGAGGCGGGCAAGGTCCGCCATCTGGGCCTGTCCGAGGTCGACGGCGAGCTGCTGCGCCGGGCGCACGCGGTGCACCCGATCACCGCGGTGCAGAGCGAGTACTCGCTGTGGACCCGCGACGTCGAGGCAGTCACCCCGGTGATGGCCGAGCTGGGGGTCGGGCTGGTGCCGTACTCGCCGCTGGGGCGGGGGTTCCTGACCGGCGCCCTGGACCGCTCCACGCTGGGAGAGAAGGACTTCCGGCGCACCAACCCCCGTTTCGCCGGCGAGGCGGGCGAGGCCAACGACAAGATCGCGCAGACCGTGCGCGAGGTGGCCGACCGGCTGGGTGCCACTCCGGCCCAAGTGGCGCTGGCCTGGGTGTACGCCCAGGCCGAGCGGCTCGGGGTGGCGGTGGCGACCATTCCGGGCACCCGCAGCCCGGCCCGGCTGGAGCAGAACGCGGCCGCGCTGGAGCTCACCCTGGACGCCGAGGCGCTGGCCGCGCTGGACCCGCTGAGCGACCAGGTGATGGGCGAGCGTTACACCCCCGCGCACACCGCTGAGGTCGCTCGGGCTTAG
- a CDS encoding transposase, with product MPKAYPAEFRARAVALVRAGKSVRWTALELEISESCLHSWIKQDRIDHGERPGLSSTEHADLVTAKRRIRRLETELEVLREASKIYEELKGDPKGHSR from the coding sequence ATGCCGAAGGCTTACCCCGCCGAGTTCCGGGCTCGGGCGGTTGCTCTTGTCCGGGCTGGCAAGTCCGTCCGGTGGACCGCTCTCGAGCTCGAGATCAGCGAGTCCTGCCTGCACAGCTGGATCAAACAGGACCGTATCGACCACGGTGAACGTCCCGGTCTGAGCAGCACCGAGCACGCCGATCTCGTGACTGCGAAGCGACGGATCCGCCGGCTGGAGACCGAGCTGGAGGTCCTGCGCGAGGCCTCGAAGATCTACGAGGAGCTGAAGGGCGACCCAAAAGGGCATTCCCGGTAA
- a CDS encoding IS3 family transposase: MITEIHARSRGTYGAPRVHAELRLGMGIMISRKTVAKLMRAAGLAGIPRRQTRKNPKIEVRSEDLVNRNFLRTQPNLLWVCDITEHPTREGKLHELQQPA; this comes from the coding sequence GTGATCACTGAGATCCATGCCCGCTCCCGCGGCACCTACGGCGCACCTCGGGTGCACGCCGAGCTGCGCCTGGGGATGGGGATCATGATCAGCCGCAAGACGGTCGCGAAACTCATGCGGGCGGCCGGGCTGGCCGGGATTCCGCGGCGGCAGACCCGCAAGAACCCGAAAATCGAGGTCCGCAGCGAGGACCTGGTAAACCGGAATTTCCTGCGCACACAACCAAATCTGCTCTGGGTATGCGACATCACCGAGCATCCCACTCGCGAAGGAAAACTCCACGAACTACAACAACCCGCCTGA
- a CDS encoding YybH family protein translates to MALVKITTSETAFLGHDPERIAAALGELTYSAEGFAGSTVAPELTWVLFEQLPETGFLKATGTPSKPYYYVEVTTLRGAMTEPSKLDLGARITHELMMIEGCAPTEENAQRIWVRFLEIADGDLVVGGQATSLATLRALVAGEDTTMDQKITDPATFATAFDHALNSGDHDRLQALYDPEATMRTSDGSVVEGHDLVGQELKNLIAVQAHLENRTRHVFRRGDVALIIVDYTLQITTPDGQQIDSRGTATNVLKHTPEHGWRMIIANPQGIA, encoded by the coding sequence ATGGCACTGGTGAAGATCACCACCAGCGAAACCGCGTTCCTCGGACATGACCCGGAGCGGATCGCCGCCGCGCTCGGCGAACTGACCTACTCCGCCGAGGGATTCGCCGGCAGCACCGTCGCCCCGGAACTGACCTGGGTGCTGTTCGAGCAGCTACCCGAGACGGGGTTCCTCAAGGCCACCGGTACCCCGTCGAAGCCCTACTACTACGTCGAGGTCACCACGCTGCGCGGCGCGATGACCGAACCGTCGAAGCTCGACCTGGGCGCGCGGATCACCCACGAGCTCATGATGATCGAAGGCTGCGCCCCGACCGAGGAGAACGCCCAGCGCATCTGGGTCCGCTTCCTGGAAATCGCCGACGGCGACCTCGTCGTCGGAGGCCAGGCCACTTCACTCGCCACGCTGCGCGCGCTCGTCGCCGGAGAGGACACCACGATGGACCAGAAGATCACCGACCCTGCCACCTTCGCCACCGCGTTCGACCACGCGCTCAACTCAGGGGACCACGACCGTCTCCAGGCTCTCTACGACCCGGAAGCGACCATGCGGACCTCCGACGGGTCCGTCGTCGAAGGCCACGATCTCGTCGGTCAGGAGCTGAAGAACCTCATCGCCGTTCAGGCCCATCTGGAGAACCGGACGCGACACGTTTTCCGCCGAGGTGACGTGGCGCTGATCATCGTCGACTACACTTTGCAGATCACCACACCCGACGGGCAGCAGATCGACTCGCGCGGCACCGCCACGAACGTCCTGAAGCACACGCCCGAGCACGGTTGGCGCATGATCATCGCCAACCCGCAAGGAATCGCGTGA
- a CDS encoding alpha/beta fold hydrolase produces the protein MTDSHIITDTASVHVEDTGRAGPALVFLHYWGGSVRTWYPVIECLTARCVALDHRGWGRSSAPETGYTTADLAGDAQAVITALELDDYVLVGHSMGGKVAQLLATRRPAGLRGAVLVAPAPAKPVPIPDGVRAQMATAYESRESVLATLDVVLSHAPLSDALREQVVEDSLAGASAAKREWPARTILEDVSADLARIDVPVLVVVGEHDRVEPVEVMRGNVAGVIPSARLDVVPGAGHLLPLERPEQLAARIDTFCKEFTSWHW, from the coding sequence ATGACCGATTCTCATATCATCACCGATACGGCGTCAGTGCACGTCGAGGACACCGGCAGAGCCGGGCCGGCGCTGGTGTTCCTGCACTACTGGGGCGGGTCGGTCCGCACCTGGTACCCGGTGATCGAGTGCTTGACCGCGCGCTGCGTCGCGCTCGACCACCGGGGCTGGGGTCGGTCCAGTGCACCGGAAACCGGCTACACGACGGCCGACCTCGCCGGCGACGCGCAGGCCGTGATCACCGCGCTGGAACTCGACGACTACGTCCTGGTCGGGCACAGCATGGGCGGCAAGGTCGCGCAACTGCTCGCGACCCGCCGCCCGGCGGGACTGCGCGGTGCGGTCTTGGTCGCGCCGGCGCCGGCCAAGCCCGTCCCGATCCCCGACGGGGTCCGTGCACAGATGGCTACGGCTTACGAAAGTCGTGAGTCGGTGCTGGCGACGCTGGACGTCGTGCTGAGCCACGCACCCCTCTCGGACGCGCTCCGCGAGCAGGTCGTCGAGGACAGCCTGGCGGGCGCCTCAGCGGCGAAACGCGAGTGGCCGGCGCGCACGATCCTGGAGGACGTCTCGGCGGACCTGGCGCGGATCGACGTCCCGGTGCTCGTGGTGGTGGGGGAACACGACCGGGTCGAGCCGGTCGAGGTGATGCGCGGGAACGTCGCCGGCGTCATCCCCAGTGCCCGGCTCGACGTGGTGCCCGGCGCCGGGCACCTCCTACCGCTGGAACGTCCCGAACAGCTCGCCGCACGCATCGACACCTTCTGCAAGGAGTTCACCTCATGGCACTGGTGA
- a CDS encoding helix-turn-helix domain-containing protein, with protein sequence MIRRVPFQAPAPFGVEVLTIAQLWAMAPPGYLASPQRPDFHLLLLVTGGATTHTLDFERYRLERGSALWVRPGQVQVFGERATGDLVLFQPDFLIPGTHAAALAGDRAGLVAATAPVEPARRALRREYDRARQPTTVQTETLRHLLSVLILGLARHTPDRTPDAGGLDARFRALLERDFTTAHDVAYYARRLGYSARTLSRATQAAAGESPKQAINDRLALEARRLLAHTDQPVSQLARHLGFRDPSNFSTFFTIHTGQPPTVFRAGTRP encoded by the coding sequence GTGATCCGCCGTGTGCCGTTCCAGGCTCCCGCGCCGTTCGGAGTCGAGGTGCTGACGATCGCGCAGCTGTGGGCGATGGCTCCGCCGGGTTATCTCGCCTCGCCGCAGCGTCCGGACTTCCACCTGCTGCTCCTGGTGACCGGTGGGGCGACGACCCACACCCTCGACTTCGAGCGGTATCGGCTGGAGCGCGGTTCGGCGCTGTGGGTCCGGCCCGGCCAGGTCCAGGTCTTCGGCGAGCGCGCCACCGGCGACCTCGTCCTGTTCCAGCCGGACTTCCTCATCCCCGGCACCCACGCCGCCGCTCTCGCCGGCGATCGCGCTGGCCTGGTCGCCGCGACCGCACCCGTCGAGCCAGCCCGCCGGGCGCTGCGCCGTGAGTACGACCGCGCCCGGCAGCCGACCACCGTCCAGACCGAGACACTGCGGCACCTGCTGTCGGTCCTCATCCTGGGCCTGGCCCGCCATACCCCGGACCGCACACCGGACGCCGGTGGCCTCGACGCCCGCTTCCGGGCCCTGCTCGAACGCGACTTCACCACCGCGCACGACGTCGCCTACTACGCCCGCCGCCTCGGCTACTCCGCCCGCACCCTCAGCCGAGCCACGCAGGCCGCGGCCGGCGAGTCACCGAAGCAAGCCATCAACGACCGACTCGCCCTCGAAGCCCGCCGACTCCTCGCCCACACCGACCAGCCGGTCTCCCAGCTCGCCCGCCACCTGGGCTTCCGCGACCCGTCGAACTTCTCGACCTTCTTCACCATCCACACCGGACAACCACCGACGGTGTTCCGCGCCGGCACTCGGCCGTGA
- the lexA gene encoding transcriptional repressor LexA, which produces MTAYDDAFEHLDASALPLRQQRILVTIRDWVVRHGYSPSTREIGDAVGLRSSSSVSKHLASLEDKGFLRRSTTMSRPIDVRLFLDGSAAREQSEDSVPVPVVGHIAAGTPISAEEHVDDVLTLPRGLTGRGTVFGLRVRGDSMVDAAICDGDIVVVRQQSEAHSGQIVAAMIDEEATVKVYRRRGGHVYLEPRNPAYDVIDGDRAVVLGTVVSVLRSV; this is translated from the coding sequence GTGACCGCCTACGACGACGCATTCGAGCACCTGGACGCCTCCGCCCTGCCCCTGCGCCAGCAGCGGATCCTGGTGACGATCCGTGACTGGGTGGTCCGGCACGGGTACTCGCCCAGCACCCGGGAGATCGGCGACGCGGTCGGGCTGCGGTCGTCGTCCTCGGTGTCGAAGCATCTGGCGAGCCTGGAGGACAAGGGATTCCTGCGGCGCAGCACCACGATGTCCCGGCCGATCGACGTGCGCCTGTTCCTGGACGGGTCCGCGGCGCGGGAGCAGTCCGAGGACTCGGTGCCCGTGCCCGTGGTCGGCCACATCGCCGCGGGGACGCCGATCTCGGCCGAGGAGCACGTCGACGACGTCCTCACGCTGCCGCGCGGGCTCACCGGGCGGGGCACCGTCTTCGGCCTGCGCGTGCGCGGTGATTCGATGGTCGACGCGGCGATCTGCGACGGCGATATCGTCGTCGTGCGCCAGCAGTCCGAGGCCCACTCGGGACAGATCGTCGCCGCGATGATCGACGAGGAGGCCACCGTCAAGGTCTACCGCCGCCGCGGCGGCCACGTGTACCTCGAACCGCGCAACCCGGCCTACGACGTGATCGACGGCGACCGGGCCGTGGTGCTGGGCACCGTCGTTTCCGTGCTGCGCAGCGTCTGA
- a CDS encoding TetR/AcrR family transcriptional regulator, producing MSEENGAVRRRGLRRDAADNRERVLTAAAAAVRREGAAVPMATVAADAGVGVGTVYRHYPSREALLGALTRRSFELVLDAARRAASLDASAIEAIRSFLGRTIEHGPDLVLPLHGGPPPVDEATVSLRDEVHRTLGSMLERGRRDGTIRPGVRTADLVVFGALLAQRLPHVEDWETVARRQADIYVAGLAAV from the coding sequence ATGAGCGAGGAGAACGGCGCCGTCCGCCGCCGTGGGCTGCGGCGGGACGCGGCCGACAACCGCGAGCGGGTCTTGACGGCGGCGGCCGCCGCGGTGCGCCGGGAGGGTGCCGCGGTCCCGATGGCCACCGTCGCGGCGGACGCCGGGGTCGGGGTGGGCACCGTCTACCGCCACTACCCCTCGCGTGAGGCGCTGCTCGGCGCGCTGACCCGCCGGTCCTTCGAGCTGGTGCTCGACGCCGCCCGCCGCGCCGCGAGCCTCGACGCGTCCGCCATCGAGGCGATCCGCTCGTTCCTCGGCCGGACCATCGAGCACGGCCCGGACCTGGTGCTGCCACTGCACGGCGGCCCGCCGCCGGTCGACGAGGCCACGGTCTCACTGCGCGACGAGGTCCACCGGACGCTGGGCTCGATGCTGGAGCGGGGCCGTCGCGACGGCACGATCCGGCCCGGCGTGCGGACGGCGGACCTCGTCGTCTTCGGCGCGCTCCTGGCTCAGCGGCTTCCGCACGTCGAGGATTGGGAGACCGTCGCGCGCCGCCAGGCGGACATCTACGTGGCGGGTCTCGCCGCGGTCTGA
- a CDS encoding cupin domain-containing protein has product MSMAYLAQPEQQQKLEWLDGGTLSLLLDGAATGGQLMIGRFDVSRGEAPPFHTHTREDEIFMLIGGTALVWVGEEEHELKEGGIVFLPKNIPHAYRITSAKADLLMINTPAGIEGMFRYAGRDRATPRPDGFEISPGRLAEASEKFGNIIVGPPR; this is encoded by the coding sequence ATGAGCATGGCCTACCTCGCCCAGCCCGAGCAGCAGCAGAAACTGGAGTGGCTCGACGGCGGCACGCTGTCGCTGCTGCTCGACGGCGCGGCCACCGGCGGCCAGCTGATGATCGGCCGCTTCGACGTCAGCCGGGGCGAAGCGCCGCCGTTCCACACGCACACGCGCGAGGACGAGATCTTCATGCTCATCGGGGGCACCGCACTGGTCTGGGTCGGCGAAGAGGAGCACGAGCTGAAGGAGGGCGGCATCGTCTTCCTGCCCAAGAACATCCCGCACGCCTACCGGATCACGTCCGCGAAGGCCGATCTGCTGATGATCAACACCCCGGCCGGCATCGAGGGCATGTTCCGCTACGCCGGGCGCGACCGGGCGACCCCGCGCCCGGACGGCTTCGAGATCTCCCCCGGCCGCCTGGCCGAGGCGTCGGAGAAGTTCGGGAACATCATCGTCGGCCCGCCCCGGTGA
- a CDS encoding amidohydrolase family protein, with amino-acid sequence MVLRIRGYALPHGEYVDLYADGDRWTTDPVPNAELAAEGWLLPGLVDAHTHPGAVAPGDPLDDEVLREDLHRHVDAGVTLIRSPGLAGDPPPWFGEDPDVPRASHAGPWLAQHGQFFDGWGNRVDHAELPSVAAAQAKRSGWAKIIADWRTEDEAVPVEVLTAAADAVHAAGGRLAVHTQHSAGSTAAVAAGVDSVEHGMWLDSGLLPDMARRGIALTPTLSAFQGMLTSLRDRPDGPVKDWLLGGTEAHAPLVAAAVEAGVRILAGTDSRPHGQVGDEIRALAATGIRTHDALAAASWSAREYLGLGGLEPGAPADAVVYAQDPRTDLGQLAAPLAVILRGRRVRPHA; translated from the coding sequence ATGGTGCTGCGGATCCGGGGTTATGCCCTGCCGCACGGCGAATACGTCGACCTGTACGCCGACGGCGACCGCTGGACCACCGATCCCGTGCCGAACGCGGAGCTCGCGGCCGAAGGCTGGCTGCTGCCGGGCCTGGTCGACGCGCACACCCACCCCGGCGCCGTGGCGCCCGGCGACCCGCTGGACGACGAGGTGCTGCGCGAGGACCTGCACCGGCACGTCGACGCCGGGGTCACCCTGATCCGCTCACCCGGGCTCGCGGGCGACCCGCCGCCGTGGTTCGGCGAGGACCCGGACGTGCCGCGCGCCTCGCACGCCGGGCCCTGGCTCGCGCAGCACGGCCAGTTCTTCGACGGCTGGGGCAACCGCGTCGACCACGCCGAGCTGCCGTCGGTCGCGGCGGCGCAGGCCAAGCGCAGCGGGTGGGCCAAGATCATCGCCGACTGGCGGACGGAAGACGAAGCCGTCCCCGTCGAGGTGCTCACCGCCGCGGCCGACGCGGTGCACGCGGCCGGCGGCCGCCTCGCCGTGCACACCCAGCATTCCGCCGGCAGCACCGCGGCGGTCGCGGCCGGGGTCGACTCGGTGGAGCACGGCATGTGGCTCGACTCCGGGCTGCTGCCGGACATGGCGCGGCGGGGCATCGCGCTGACCCCGACTTTGTCGGCGTTCCAAGGGATGCTGACGAGTTTGCGGGACCGCCCGGACGGCCCGGTCAAGGACTGGCTCCTGGGCGGCACCGAAGCGCACGCGCCGCTGGTGGCCGCCGCGGTCGAGGCCGGCGTCCGCATCCTGGCCGGCACGGACTCCCGCCCGCACGGGCAAGTCGGCGACGAGATCCGCGCGCTGGCCGCCACCGGCATCCGAACACACGACGCCCTCGCCGCGGCCTCCTGGTCGGCCCGCGAGTACCTCGGCCTGGGCGGCCTGGAACCCGGCGCCCCGGCCGACGCGGTCGTGTACGCGCAGGACCCGCGGACCGACCTGGGCCAGCTGGCCGCCCCGCTCGCCGTGATCCTGCGCGGACGGCGCGTCCGTCCTCACGCCTGA
- a CDS encoding NAD(P)H-binding protein, whose amino-acid sequence MIVITTPTGNIGSRVLAHVLEGGQPVRVVVRDPEKLPADVRGRVEVVQGSHGDADVVARAFKGADTLFWLCPPNRQAASAVEAFAGFTRPAAEAMRSQGVQRVVSISSLGRNTPYADHAGLGTGALAMDDLIAGTGVAFRALALPSFMDNLLRQKKIIKEQGRFNGTSSGSWRAPTVAVRDIAAVAAKLLLDPTWTGQEEVPVTGPEELSNEDMAAIAAEVLGRPVRYRQVPKPAYRERLLGLGMSEAMAQSMIDMVTANENGLYEGFTRAPQYALDAPTTFRQWCEDTLKPAVLSA is encoded by the coding sequence ATGATCGTCATCACCACCCCCACCGGAAACATCGGCAGCCGCGTGCTCGCGCACGTCCTCGAAGGCGGCCAGCCGGTCCGCGTTGTCGTGCGGGACCCGGAAAAGCTGCCCGCCGACGTGCGCGGCCGGGTCGAGGTCGTCCAGGGCTCGCACGGCGACGCGGACGTCGTGGCCCGCGCGTTCAAGGGCGCCGACACGCTGTTCTGGCTGTGCCCGCCCAACCGCCAGGCCGCGAGTGCCGTGGAGGCCTTCGCCGGCTTCACCCGTCCCGCCGCCGAAGCCATGCGCAGCCAGGGGGTGCAGCGCGTCGTGAGCATCAGCAGCCTGGGCCGCAACACCCCGTACGCCGACCACGCCGGGCTCGGGACCGGGGCGCTGGCCATGGACGACCTGATCGCCGGCACCGGGGTGGCGTTCCGCGCACTGGCCCTACCCTCGTTCATGGACAACCTGTTGCGGCAGAAGAAGATCATCAAGGAGCAGGGCCGGTTCAACGGCACCTCCTCCGGCAGCTGGCGCGCACCCACCGTCGCGGTCCGCGACATCGCCGCCGTCGCCGCGAAGCTGCTGCTCGACCCGACGTGGACCGGTCAGGAGGAGGTCCCGGTGACCGGGCCCGAGGAACTGTCCAATGAGGACATGGCAGCCATCGCCGCCGAAGTGCTCGGCCGGCCCGTGCGGTACCGGCAGGTCCCCAAGCCCGCCTACCGGGAGCGGCTGCTCGGGCTCGGGATGTCCGAGGCCATGGCCCAGAGCATGATCGATATGGTCACTGCCAACGAAAACGGCCTCTACGAGGGCTTCACCCGCGCCCCGCAGTACGCGCTCGACGCCCCCACCACGTTCCGGCAGTGGTGCGAGGACACGCTCAAGCCCGCCGTGCTGTCGGCCTGA
- a CDS encoding TetR/AcrR family transcriptional regulator gives MTDSAGARRPPGRPARISRDRIVEAASSAGNLDTLTMRELAGRLDVSHGALYRWVKNRDELLDLIGEVLVDRILPPGEDAGPAWLPRLTRIAWAMHDQFLALPGYATRLSRPHAHNADAIGRLQNAVVTAFLDDGVSAAMAEQSWYIFVTSIVGWLAFQENRLDLGPVAPRFDLFLDALLRGLPAREPATGRP, from the coding sequence ATGACGGATTCGGCGGGAGCGCGCCGCCCGCCCGGCCGGCCGGCGCGGATCAGCCGCGACCGGATCGTCGAGGCCGCGTCCTCGGCCGGGAACCTCGACACGCTGACCATGCGGGAGCTGGCCGGTCGCCTCGACGTCAGCCACGGCGCGCTCTACCGATGGGTCAAGAACCGCGACGAGCTGCTCGACCTCATCGGCGAGGTCCTGGTCGACCGGATCCTTCCCCCGGGGGAGGACGCCGGCCCGGCCTGGCTGCCACGGCTGACGCGGATCGCGTGGGCCATGCACGACCAGTTCCTCGCGCTCCCCGGTTACGCCACCCGCCTGTCCCGGCCCCACGCGCACAACGCCGACGCGATCGGCCGGCTCCAGAACGCGGTGGTCACGGCCTTCCTCGACGACGGGGTCAGCGCCGCGATGGCCGAGCAGAGCTGGTACATCTTCGTCACTTCGATCGTCGGCTGGCTCGCGTTCCAGGAGAACCGGCTGGACCTCGGCCCGGTCGCGCCGAGGTTCGACCTCTTCCTCGACGCCCTCCTGCGCGGGCTCCCGGCCCGCGAACCGGCCACCGGGCGTCCGTAA
- a CDS encoding serine hydrolase domain-containing protein, whose protein sequence is MTEHDVQGHGVQGHGVQGTVADGFEPVREEFAAILAAEGADLDAQVAAYHHGELVVDLWAGAETTSDSLLGTYSASKGVAHLIVARLVQDGVLDLDQRVSHYWPEFGVRGKREIRLRELLSHQAGLAGADAGFSMEELADDRVVAERLGAQRPFWRPATASGYHALVIAALSGEVMRRVTGETVQSLFASLLRDPYKLDLHLGLPADQENRFLPAQPMVATPERLRDLAAAATAPDSLSGIAFNRHHPRNHEVWELPNLPVVRTKGPASFGGIGTARGLAKLYSAAISPTDGAAPLLTPDTAAAFAQIQSAGWDLVLRQHKSWAVGFHAAAELYPVLGQGAFGHSGAGGQQALADPRNGLSYAFLRRRFLPPPQADADHSRILRALRTSATA, encoded by the coding sequence ATGACAGAACACGACGTACAGGGCCACGGCGTACAAGGCCACGGTGTACAAGGCACTGTGGCGGACGGTTTCGAGCCCGTGCGCGAGGAGTTCGCGGCGATCCTGGCCGCCGAGGGCGCCGACCTGGACGCGCAGGTGGCGGCCTACCACCACGGCGAGCTGGTGGTCGACCTGTGGGCCGGGGCGGAGACCACGAGCGATTCGCTGCTGGGCACCTACTCCGCGAGCAAGGGGGTGGCCCACCTGATCGTCGCCCGGCTCGTCCAGGACGGGGTGCTGGACCTGGACCAGCGGGTCAGCCACTACTGGCCGGAGTTCGGGGTACGCGGCAAGCGCGAGATCCGGCTGCGCGAGCTGCTTTCGCACCAGGCCGGGCTGGCTGGGGCGGACGCCGGATTCAGCATGGAGGAGCTGGCGGACGACCGGGTCGTCGCCGAGCGGCTCGGCGCGCAGCGCCCGTTCTGGCGGCCGGCGACCGCGTCCGGTTACCACGCCTTGGTCATCGCGGCGCTGAGCGGCGAAGTCATGCGCCGCGTGACCGGGGAAACGGTGCAGAGCCTGTTCGCCTCGCTCCTGCGCGACCCGTACAAGCTGGACCTGCACCTCGGGCTGCCGGCCGATCAGGAGAACCGCTTCCTGCCCGCGCAGCCGATGGTGGCCACCCCCGAACGGCTCCGCGATCTCGCCGCGGCCGCCACCGCCCCGGACAGCCTCAGCGGCATCGCCTTCAACCGCCACCACCCGCGTAACCACGAGGTGTGGGAACTGCCGAACCTCCCGGTGGTCCGGACCAAGGGCCCGGCCTCGTTCGGCGGCATCGGCACCGCCCGCGGCCTGGCGAAGCTCTACTCGGCGGCCATCAGCCCCACCGACGGCGCGGCCCCGCTGCTCACCCCGGACACCGCCGCCGCGTTCGCCCAGATCCAGTCCGCCGGCTGGGACCTCGTGCTGCGACAGCACAAATCCTGGGCCGTCGGCTTCCACGCCGCCGCCGAGCTCTACCCCGTCCTCGGGCAAGGCGCCTTCGGGCACAGCGGAGCGGGAGGGCAACAGGCGCTGGCCGATCCGCGCAACGGGCTGTCCTACGCGTTCCTGCGCCGCCGTTTCCTCCCGCCCCCGCAGGCCGACGCCGACCACAGCCGCATCCTGCGCGCCCTGCGCACTTCGGCGACCGCTTAG